The proteins below are encoded in one region of Chloroflexi bacterium ADurb.Bin180:
- the mtnP gene encoding S-methyl-5'-thioadenosine phosphorylase codes for MQKALLGIIGGSGVYDMEGLTAVTEERVSTPYGDPSDAITVGTLSGTRIAFLPRHGRGHRIMPAEVNSRANIYALKSLGVEYIVSISACGSMREDFAPRSIVIPDQIFDRTKCRPNSFFGNGLVVHISFDEPYCPTLSDLVFKAVKKTGATVHKGGTFLVIDGPQFSTKAESRIYRQWGVDIIGMTAIPEAKLAREAEICYAAMAHVTDYDVWHETEEPVTVAMLIENLQANAAVTKRAVQYLAPMVQALHERSCKCASALSTALITDRASIPAALKQDLALLLGKYL; via the coding sequence ATGCAAAAAGCACTGTTGGGCATTATCGGCGGCAGCGGCGTCTACGATATGGAAGGCCTGACGGCAGTAACGGAAGAGCGCGTTAGCACACCCTATGGCGACCCGAGCGATGCGATCACCGTCGGCACTCTCTCTGGCACGCGGATAGCGTTTCTGCCCAGACACGGCCGCGGTCATCGCATCATGCCGGCGGAGGTCAACTCTCGGGCCAATATCTATGCGCTCAAGTCCCTGGGCGTTGAGTACATCGTGTCCATCAGCGCCTGCGGCAGCATGCGCGAGGATTTCGCCCCACGCAGCATAGTGATCCCGGACCAGATCTTTGACCGCACCAAGTGCCGTCCGAACAGCTTCTTTGGCAACGGTCTGGTGGTCCACATCAGTTTTGATGAACCCTACTGCCCTACCCTCAGCGACCTCGTCTTCAAGGCGGTCAAGAAGACAGGAGCAACGGTGCACAAGGGCGGCACCTTTTTGGTCATCGACGGTCCGCAGTTCTCCACCAAAGCGGAATCCAGGATCTACCGGCAGTGGGGCGTTGACATCATTGGCATGACGGCGATCCCGGAGGCCAAGCTGGCGCGAGAGGCAGAGATCTGCTACGCGGCCATGGCCCACGTCACCGACTATGACGTCTGGCACGAAACCGAGGAGCCAGTGACCGTGGCCATGTTGATCGAGAACCTTCAGGCCAACGCTGCAGTCACCAAGCGAGCGGTGCAGTACCTCGCTCCAATGGTCCAGGCGCTGCACGAACGCTCCTGCAAGTGCGCCAGTGCCCTGTCCACAGCGCTCATCACCGACCGTGCTTCCATCCCAGCGGCGCTCAAGCAAGACCTCGCCTTGCTTCTCGGCAAGTACCTCTAG
- the kdhA gene encoding 6-hydroxypseudooxynicotine dehydrogenase complex subunit alpha: MAFDEYVTPASVEESVAMLASLRGAGRVIAGGTDLVIQLQHRERKASCLVDVTGIPGLAEIRREDSFIIVGAATTFAQLEQSPIVRRGAPVLAEAASWVGSPQIRNVGTLGGNVVNAQPAADGSIALLALDAEAEIANLTGRQWVPLDSLFVSPGVSRIDATAEMITAFRFRPQAAWEGSAFERLARRRALSLPLINVGVRVQLNAERTHVRSARISIGPVAPVPFRAGAAEKLLQSRALDEATIREASEVAAREGNPRSSLLRASKEYRIELVRTLTERALSRAIQAARG, from the coding sequence ATGGCCTTTGATGAATACGTCACGCCAGCCAGTGTCGAGGAGTCAGTGGCGATGCTGGCATCACTGCGCGGCGCCGGCCGGGTGATCGCCGGCGGCACTGACCTGGTGATCCAGCTTCAGCACAGGGAGCGCAAGGCGAGCTGCCTGGTGGACGTGACTGGCATTCCCGGCCTGGCCGAGATCAGACGGGAGGACTCATTCATCATCGTGGGTGCTGCGACGACCTTTGCGCAGCTCGAGCAGTCACCCATCGTGCGCAGAGGGGCGCCGGTGCTGGCCGAGGCCGCATCCTGGGTAGGTTCCCCTCAGATCAGGAACGTCGGCACCCTCGGCGGGAATGTAGTCAACGCCCAGCCGGCGGCGGATGGCTCCATCGCCCTCCTGGCCCTTGACGCCGAGGCCGAAATTGCGAATCTCACCGGCAGGCAGTGGGTGCCGCTGGATAGCCTGTTCGTCAGCCCCGGCGTGTCTCGAATCGATGCCACCGCGGAGATGATCACCGCGTTTCGTTTTCGGCCCCAGGCGGCGTGGGAAGGGTCGGCTTTTGAACGACTGGCCAGGCGCCGAGCTCTCTCCCTGCCACTGATCAATGTTGGAGTGCGCGTTCAGCTCAACGCGGAGCGGACGCACGTGCGGAGTGCTCGCATCTCCATCGGCCCGGTAGCGCCTGTCCCGTTTCGCGCCGGGGCGGCAGAAAAGCTGCTGCAGAGCCGGGCCCTCGATGAAGCGACAATCCGGGAGGCGTCCGAGGTAGCAGCCCGCGAGGGCAATCCGCGTTCCAGTCTCCTTCGCGCCAGCAAAGAGTATCGCATTGAACTCGTGCGCACGCTCACCGAACGAGCCCTCAGCCGGGCAATCCAGGCCGCGAGAGGTTGA
- the uvrA gene encoding UvrABC system protein A, whose amino-acid sequence MPQDKIIIRGAREHNLKNIDVELPRDRLIVITGISGSGKSSLAFDTIYAEGQRRYVESLSAYARQFLGQMDKPDVDSIEGLSPAISIDQRGAGHNPRSTVGTITEVYDYLRLLFARVGIPHCPRCGRVVAKQTVQQIVDAVMAIPQGSRVMILAPLIEARKGEHTRVFEDIRKAGLVRARVDGQVREVTDDIVLERYKMHTIEAVVDRVVVEDTGDPETGTDRLRLADSVETALKLGDGLVRVVPEKGEELLFSEHLACAHCGISLPEIEPRTFSFNSPHGACPSCTGLGSLLEIDPDLVIPDRSLSLAEGAIEPSPFNLSRNAEDDSYFGQLFEGLAAHYGFTMDTPVEQLTPQQLKALLYGSEGDVIRLHYHNRFGHSRDYETTYEGVIPNLQRRYRESNSDYIRAQIESYMTTRPCPTCGGKRLKPESLAVTVGGQSIVGVTALSVSAARDWLRTLPLTFSKREATIARQVLKEINDRLGFMINVGLDYLTLDRMAATLSGGEAQRIRLATQIGSQLMGVLYILDEPSVGLHQRDNRRLIDTLLGMRDLGNTLIVVEHDEETIRSADYIVDLGPGAGEHGGSVVAAGALDDIIAAPSSLTGMYLRGERRVPVPAKRRQGNGKFLEVIGATENNLKSVSVRIPLGKFVCVTGVSGSGKSSLVIEVLYRALAQRIYRAKERAGAHESIRGIELLDKVIDIDQSPIGRTPRSNPATYTNMFTPIRELFASLPEAKMRGYQPGRFSFNVKGGRCEACQGDGIIRIAMQFLPDVYVPCEVCHGRRFNREALEIKFKGASIADVLDMTVDEGLRFFENIPGIRRKLETLSEVGLGYIRLGQPATTLSGGEAQRVKLSRELSRRATGRTLYILDEPTTGLHFADIDRLLQVLNRLVDAGNTVLIIEHNLDVIKTADWILDLGPEGGDEGGRLIAEGTPEEVARVKSSYTGQYLKRVLRQGHFV is encoded by the coding sequence ATGCCTCAGGACAAGATCATCATACGTGGTGCTCGGGAGCACAATCTCAAGAACATCGACGTGGAACTGCCCAGGGACAGGCTGATCGTGATTACCGGCATCAGCGGCTCTGGCAAATCCTCGCTCGCGTTCGACACCATCTATGCAGAAGGGCAGAGGCGATACGTCGAATCGCTGTCGGCCTATGCCAGGCAGTTCCTGGGACAGATGGACAAACCCGATGTGGATTCTATCGAGGGACTGTCCCCCGCCATCAGCATCGATCAGCGGGGAGCGGGACACAACCCTCGCTCCACCGTCGGCACGATTACCGAGGTCTATGACTACCTGCGCCTGCTGTTCGCCAGAGTAGGCATTCCTCACTGCCCGCGCTGCGGCCGGGTAGTGGCCAAGCAGACCGTGCAGCAGATCGTTGACGCGGTGATGGCGATCCCACAGGGCAGCCGAGTGATGATCCTGGCGCCGTTGATCGAGGCGCGCAAGGGCGAGCACACTCGCGTGTTCGAGGACATCCGCAAGGCGGGTCTGGTGCGTGCCCGGGTGGACGGCCAGGTCCGAGAGGTCACTGACGACATTGTCCTGGAACGCTACAAGATGCACACCATCGAAGCGGTGGTTGACCGAGTGGTGGTGGAAGACACCGGTGACCCCGAGACGGGCACTGACCGTCTGCGGCTGGCCGACTCGGTGGAGACCGCGCTCAAGCTTGGTGACGGGCTGGTGCGGGTTGTGCCGGAGAAGGGCGAGGAGCTGTTGTTCTCTGAGCACCTCGCCTGCGCGCATTGTGGCATCAGTCTGCCGGAGATCGAGCCGCGGACATTCTCCTTCAACAGCCCCCACGGGGCCTGCCCGTCGTGCACCGGCCTGGGCAGCCTGCTCGAGATCGATCCGGACCTCGTCATCCCGGACAGGTCACTGTCGCTCGCTGAGGGCGCCATTGAACCCAGCCCGTTCAATCTCTCACGGAACGCAGAGGATGACAGCTACTTTGGGCAGCTCTTTGAAGGGCTGGCCGCCCACTACGGGTTCACCATGGATACCCCGGTTGAGCAACTCACGCCGCAGCAACTGAAAGCCCTGCTCTATGGTTCTGAGGGCGATGTCATTCGCTTGCACTACCACAATCGCTTTGGGCACTCGCGGGATTATGAAACCACGTACGAGGGCGTCATTCCGAACCTGCAGAGGCGGTACAGGGAAAGCAACTCGGACTATATCCGCGCCCAGATCGAGTCGTACATGACCACGCGCCCCTGTCCCACTTGCGGTGGCAAGCGGCTCAAGCCGGAGAGTCTGGCAGTGACAGTGGGGGGCCAGTCGATCGTCGGCGTCACGGCCCTATCGGTGTCAGCGGCCAGGGACTGGCTGCGGACGTTGCCGCTGACGTTCTCCAAGCGAGAGGCGACCATCGCGCGGCAGGTCCTCAAGGAGATCAATGACCGACTTGGTTTTATGATCAACGTGGGCCTGGACTATCTCACACTCGACCGAATGGCGGCAACCCTCTCGGGAGGGGAGGCCCAGCGAATCCGCCTTGCTACCCAGATTGGGTCTCAACTCATGGGAGTGCTATACATCCTCGACGAACCGAGCGTGGGCTTGCATCAGCGTGACAACAGGCGCCTGATCGACACTCTGCTCGGGATGCGCGACCTGGGCAATACGCTGATTGTAGTCGAGCACGACGAGGAAACCATCCGCTCGGCGGACTATATCGTGGACCTGGGGCCAGGGGCCGGTGAGCACGGCGGCTCCGTCGTGGCTGCCGGCGCTCTGGATGACATAATCGCGGCGCCGTCGTCGCTGACCGGTATGTATCTTCGCGGCGAACGCCGCGTTCCCGTTCCTGCGAAGAGACGCCAGGGCAACGGCAAGTTCCTCGAGGTCATTGGAGCCACCGAGAACAACCTCAAGTCGGTGAGCGTGCGCATCCCGCTGGGCAAGTTCGTCTGCGTGACCGGTGTCTCTGGCTCGGGGAAATCGAGCCTGGTCATCGAGGTGCTGTACAGGGCGCTGGCGCAGCGCATCTATCGAGCCAAGGAGCGAGCCGGGGCGCACGAGAGCATCCGTGGTATTGAGCTCCTGGACAAGGTCATTGACATCGATCAGTCGCCCATTGGACGGACGCCGCGTTCCAATCCGGCCACGTACACCAACATGTTCACTCCCATTCGCGAGTTGTTCGCCTCTTTGCCGGAGGCCAAGATGCGAGGCTACCAGCCGGGGCGATTCTCGTTCAACGTCAAGGGCGGGCGGTGCGAGGCCTGCCAGGGCGATGGCATCATTCGGATTGCGATGCAGTTCCTTCCCGATGTCTATGTGCCCTGTGAAGTCTGTCACGGTCGGCGGTTCAACCGTGAGGCGCTAGAAATCAAGTTCAAGGGCGCGAGCATCGCCGACGTGCTGGACATGACGGTTGATGAGGGTCTGCGCTTTTTCGAGAACATTCCCGGCATTCGCCGCAAACTAGAGACCCTCTCCGAAGTCGGCCTGGGCTACATCCGGCTGGGGCAGCCGGCGACCACTCTGTCCGGCGGCGAAGCCCAGCGAGTCAAGCTTTCGCGCGAGCTCTCGCGCAGGGCTACCGGCCGCACGCTCTACATCCTTGATGAGCCGACGACCGGTCTGCACTTTGCGGATATTGATCGCCTGCTGCAGGTACTGAATCGCCTGGTCGATGCTGGCAACACCGTACTGATCATTGAGCACAATCTGGACGTCATCAAGACTGCCGACTGGATTCTGGACCTGGGCCCGGAGGGTGGCGACGAGGGCGGTAGGCTGATAGCCGAAGGTACGCCTGAAGAGGTAGCGCGGGTAAAGAGCTCGTACACGGGGCAGTACTTGAAGCGCGTTCTGAGGCAGGGCCACTTCGTGTAG
- the ctpB gene encoding Carboxy-terminal processing protease CtpB precursor — MASEQRQQFSPFWEAWRIIEDEYYTEQPLDYQAMTYGAARGMVASLGDPHTAFLTPEEADMFSQDLTGTFGGIGVTITPTDDGFVQVVKLIPGGPAEKTVLQPGDVVLAVDGTSIHGMSQNEAIALIRGEVGTQVTLRVRHEGQEMDLTLTRAIIAIPVTERKMLDNNIAYLYVGEFNARAADLVKTDLTDLLKHEPRGLILDLRGDPGGYLHIVEQVADEFLPEGVLVIERSSTGAESRRNTTASGLAESIPLVVLVDGGSASASEILAGAVQDRGRGVLIGEQTYGKGSVQVTERLSDRSAVAVTIRRWFTPADRAIDGKGLTPDIVVEYTEEDAKAGRDPQLDRAIKYLMENTAQ, encoded by the coding sequence GTGGCGAGCGAGCAGCGACAGCAGTTCTCCCCTTTCTGGGAGGCCTGGCGCATCATCGAGGACGAGTACTATACTGAGCAACCCCTGGACTATCAGGCGATGACCTATGGCGCGGCGCGGGGAATGGTCGCGTCCCTTGGCGATCCTCATACCGCCTTCCTCACTCCTGAGGAAGCGGACATGTTCAGTCAGGACCTGACCGGGACCTTTGGTGGCATTGGCGTCACCATCACGCCAACAGACGACGGCTTTGTTCAAGTCGTCAAGCTCATTCCCGGTGGTCCGGCCGAGAAAACGGTCCTGCAGCCCGGTGATGTGGTTCTCGCAGTCGACGGTACCTCCATTCACGGGATGAGCCAGAACGAGGCCATCGCGCTCATTCGGGGTGAGGTGGGCACTCAGGTCACGCTCCGAGTACGGCACGAAGGCCAGGAGATGGACCTGACACTCACCCGGGCGATCATTGCCATCCCAGTGACCGAGCGCAAGATGCTAGACAACAACATCGCCTACCTGTACGTTGGCGAGTTCAACGCACGCGCCGCCGACCTGGTCAAGACCGACCTGACGGATCTGCTGAAGCATGAACCTCGGGGGCTGATCCTGGATCTCCGCGGCGATCCAGGGGGTTACCTGCACATCGTGGAGCAGGTGGCCGACGAGTTCCTGCCCGAAGGCGTTCTGGTGATCGAGCGCAGCTCTACCGGGGCTGAGAGTAGGCGGAACACCACCGCGAGTGGATTGGCCGAGAGCATCCCCCTGGTGGTACTGGTTGACGGTGGCAGCGCCAGCGCATCAGAAATCCTGGCCGGGGCGGTGCAAGACAGAGGCCGCGGGGTGCTGATCGGAGAACAGACCTACGGCAAGGGCTCAGTGCAGGTGACTGAGCGGCTCAGTGACCGCTCGGCCGTCGCCGTGACCATTCGTCGCTGGTTCACCCCGGCAGACCGAGCCATCGACGGCAAAGGGCTCACACCGGACATTGTTGTCGAATACACCGAAGAGGACGCAAAGGCCGGTCGTGATCCGCAACTGGACCGCGCCATCAAGTACCTGATGGAGAATACGGCGCAGTGA
- the ptsI gene encoding Phosphoenolpyruvate-protein phosphotransferase, whose translation MREIKGLAASDGIAVGPSFVYPSQAQAYRETCTPEERAVQVQRLGLAFAKAHDELDVVYQKARGTAGEEAAAIFLAHQEFLEDPALRDEAEKLIQDSSFTAEAATRTAFELYAQQLEALEDSYYRERAVDLRDVSRRVVRILTGAQDVAALANLNEPVIVVAHDLTPSDTAQMDKSKVLGFCTASGGLTSHTAILARILGIPAVVGLGESLLEVTDGQTLIVDGRGGRVITDPDAGTRAEFLRKKHQWLGEQTRLKSAASRQATTKDGHPVQVVANIADATSAQVALDCGAEGVGLYRTEYLYLNRQSIPTEAEQYRDYRAVADVMGSRPLLIRTLDIGGDKQLPYVDFGHEQNPFLGWRAIRLCLDRPELFEPQLRAILRASADRNVQIMFPMVATLCELRRARRAVERVKQQLRDENIPFDPQTPIGIMVEIPSAAMAADLIAPEVDFFSIGSNDLIQYTLACDRGNERVAHLYDPLNPAVLRLIQRVIEAGHQAGKWVGMCGEMAGDPEAISVLLGLGLDEFSMNPSAIPVAKELLRALTVRQAREIAARVLGMSTSDEIRAYLATLGLPARG comes from the coding sequence ATGAGAGAGATCAAGGGGTTGGCGGCGTCTGACGGCATTGCGGTTGGGCCATCCTTCGTGTATCCGTCCCAGGCGCAGGCCTACCGTGAGACTTGTACGCCCGAGGAACGAGCTGTTCAAGTCCAGCGACTCGGCCTGGCCTTCGCGAAGGCCCACGACGAGCTTGATGTGGTGTACCAGAAAGCTCGTGGCACCGCAGGGGAAGAGGCCGCGGCCATCTTCCTCGCTCACCAGGAGTTCCTTGAGGACCCGGCGCTGCGCGACGAGGCAGAGAAGCTCATTCAGGATTCCAGTTTCACTGCAGAGGCCGCGACCAGGACGGCCTTTGAGCTGTACGCGCAGCAGCTTGAAGCTCTGGAGGACTCCTACTATCGAGAGCGCGCCGTCGACCTCAGAGATGTCTCACGGCGAGTCGTGCGCATCCTCACCGGGGCGCAAGATGTGGCTGCTCTGGCCAATCTGAACGAACCGGTGATTGTCGTGGCCCACGACCTGACGCCCTCGGACACCGCGCAGATGGACAAGTCAAAGGTGCTGGGCTTTTGCACCGCATCAGGCGGCCTCACCTCACACACGGCGATCCTCGCCCGGATTCTCGGCATTCCGGCGGTCGTGGGCCTGGGCGAGTCGCTGCTCGAGGTTACGGACGGGCAGACGCTAATCGTGGATGGCAGAGGCGGCCGGGTGATAACAGACCCGGATGCAGGGACCAGAGCCGAGTTCCTGCGAAAGAAGCACCAGTGGCTGGGCGAACAGACGAGGCTCAAGTCGGCCGCATCGCGCCAGGCCACAACCAAGGACGGCCACCCGGTGCAGGTAGTGGCCAACATCGCCGATGCGACCTCGGCGCAGGTCGCGCTGGATTGCGGAGCAGAGGGCGTAGGACTGTACCGGACAGAGTACCTGTACCTGAACCGCCAGAGCATCCCCACGGAGGCTGAGCAATACCGTGACTACCGGGCGGTAGCTGATGTGATGGGCTCACGGCCTCTGCTGATCCGAACCCTCGACATCGGCGGAGACAAGCAACTGCCGTACGTCGACTTTGGCCACGAGCAGAACCCCTTTCTCGGATGGCGTGCCATTCGGCTCTGCCTCGATAGGCCAGAGCTGTTTGAGCCGCAGCTTCGCGCCATTCTGCGCGCTAGCGCAGACCGCAACGTGCAGATCATGTTCCCGATGGTGGCGACTCTGTGTGAACTACGGCGAGCCAGGCGGGCCGTCGAGCGGGTGAAGCAGCAATTGCGCGATGAGAACATCCCCTTTGACCCGCAGACGCCGATCGGCATCATGGTGGAGATTCCATCGGCCGCTATGGCCGCCGACCTGATCGCCCCCGAGGTGGATTTCTTTAGCATCGGCAGCAACGATCTCATCCAGTACACTCTGGCCTGCGATAGAGGCAATGAGCGCGTCGCGCATCTGTATGACCCGCTGAACCCCGCCGTGCTGCGATTGATCCAGCGGGTGATCGAGGCAGGTCACCAGGCAGGGAAATGGGTCGGCATGTGCGGCGAGATGGCAGGCGATCCAGAGGCCATTTCGGTGCTGCTCGGACTGGGCCTGGACGAGTTCAGCATGAACCCGTCTGCTATCCCCGTGGCCAAAGAGCTGCTTCGTGCGCTCACCGTTCGGCAGGCGAGGGAAATCGCAGCGAGAGTCCTCGGTATGAGCACGTCTGACGAGATTCGGGCGTACCTTGCCACACTCGGACTCCCGGCCCGTGGCTAG
- the smpB gene encoding SsrA-binding protein, translating into MTEQRVLASNRKAYHDYFLDDAQEAGIVLTGTEIKSIREGKMNLRDSYVQIRSGQAFLVNAHISPYSQGNRANPDPRRDRKLLLHKREIRRLQAAVQEKGLTIVPLKVYLKNNRAKVEIALARGKKLYDKREAIAKRDSDRQLKAEIKNRR; encoded by the coding sequence GTGACAGAGCAGCGCGTGCTGGCGTCGAATCGCAAGGCCTATCACGACTACTTTCTCGACGATGCCCAGGAAGCTGGCATCGTGCTTACGGGCACAGAGATCAAGTCCATCCGTGAGGGCAAGATGAACTTGCGTGATAGCTATGTACAGATCCGCAGCGGACAGGCTTTCCTCGTGAACGCCCACATATCCCCCTACTCTCAGGGCAACAGGGCCAATCCGGACCCGAGGAGAGACCGCAAGCTGCTGCTCCACAAGCGCGAAATCCGCCGCCTCCAGGCTGCCGTGCAGGAGAAGGGCCTGACCATTGTGCCCCTCAAGGTGTACCTCAAGAACAACCGGGCCAAGGTGGAGATCGCCCTGGCCAGGGGCAAGAAACTTTATGACAAGCGCGAAGCCATAGCGAAGCGGGATTCGGACAGGCAGCTCAAGGCCGAGATCAAGAATCGCCGCTAG
- the ndhS gene encoding Nicotinate dehydrogenase small FeS subunit, which yields MDKNLILRMTVNGQVVEVPVSATDTLATVLRENLGLTGTKIGCEEGECGACTVLVDGLAVNSCLYLAMKAHGKTIRTVEGLARNGQLHPLQQAFIDHGAVQCGYCTPGMLLSAVALLEQNPHPTDDEIRRAISGNLCRCTGYIKIIDAIRAVAEGH from the coding sequence ATGGACAAGAACCTGATCCTGCGAATGACTGTCAACGGCCAGGTCGTGGAGGTACCAGTCTCAGCGACCGACACTCTGGCCACCGTTCTACGTGAAAACCTGGGACTGACCGGCACCAAGATCGGCTGCGAAGAAGGCGAATGCGGTGCCTGCACCGTCCTGGTCGACGGCCTGGCCGTGAACTCGTGCCTCTACCTGGCAATGAAGGCGCACGGCAAGACGATACGTACCGTTGAGGGACTGGCCAGGAACGGCCAGTTGCATCCTCTGCAGCAGGCATTCATCGATCATGGTGCGGTGCAGTGCGGCTACTGCACCCCCGGCATGCTGCTGAGCGCGGTGGCCCTGCTGGAGCAGAACCCCCATCCCACCGACGACGAGATCAGACGGGCGATCTCGGGCAACCTCTGCCGCTGCACCGGCTACATCAAGATCATCGACGCCATTCGGGCCGTTGCGGAAGGGCACTGA
- a CDS encoding putative CtpA-like serine protease translates to MRDRSEHPSLTVKSGSISHVRLSSLHQWLLFGLVLATVTAVAGLAGFLIGRGQLSLMARGLPGTPPAQAQRFLPFWEAWLKIERLFYSQQPLDPTAMTYGAISGMLDSLHDPYAGFSTPPEHQMENEGFAGEFGGIGAWLARDERGTYVASLQPGSSAESAGLETGDRVLTVADKEIGMAELPSTALLIRGPVPSTVHLVVERGGAELSFDIPRLVVERASVQWSMASAAVGYVRILDFTGRTAHEFATALAELAAADARAMLLDLRGNGGGLASAAPGVLAQLVTGGIAYREVRSSGEETRVAIPFAATPPAPLPLAVLVDAGTASAAEIIAAAIQDYERGPLIGTRTYGKGSVQGLFTLKDGSSIRITTARWLTPHGRPIEGVGLQPELIAQNDQEALSLAKEYLANQAGIVVESLRLPLLGDSDGKVLV, encoded by the coding sequence ATGCGTGACCGCTCAGAACACCCATCATTGACCGTCAAGTCCGGATCAATCTCCCACGTGAGGCTTTCATCACTTCACCAGTGGCTGCTGTTCGGCCTCGTTCTCGCAACCGTGACGGCGGTCGCCGGCCTGGCAGGATTCCTGATCGGCCGTGGCCAGCTCTCGCTTATGGCGCGCGGGCTCCCTGGAACGCCTCCAGCACAAGCCCAGCGATTCTTGCCTTTCTGGGAGGCCTGGCTCAAGATAGAACGGCTGTTCTACTCACAGCAGCCGCTTGATCCCACGGCCATGACCTACGGAGCCATCTCGGGAATGCTCGATTCGCTGCATGATCCTTATGCCGGATTCTCTACCCCGCCCGAGCACCAGATGGAGAATGAGGGCTTTGCCGGTGAGTTCGGTGGGATCGGTGCCTGGCTGGCGCGGGATGAACGCGGCACCTATGTTGCTTCGCTTCAGCCTGGCTCTAGCGCTGAGAGCGCCGGGCTGGAAACTGGAGACCGGGTACTGACCGTCGCAGACAAAGAGATCGGAATGGCCGAGCTGCCGAGCACTGCCCTTCTGATCCGCGGGCCGGTGCCGTCCACAGTGCACCTGGTGGTGGAGCGCGGTGGCGCCGAGCTGTCCTTTGACATACCGCGTCTGGTCGTCGAGCGTGCGAGCGTCCAGTGGTCGATGGCCTCTGCGGCAGTGGGCTACGTGCGCATTCTGGATTTCACCGGGCGCACCGCCCACGAGTTCGCCACAGCACTGGCAGAACTGGCTGCGGCTGACGCGAGGGCCATGTTGCTTGACCTGCGGGGCAACGGAGGTGGACTGGCCTCAGCAGCGCCAGGCGTGCTGGCGCAGTTGGTGACTGGAGGCATTGCCTACCGCGAGGTGAGATCCAGTGGTGAGGAAACGCGCGTCGCAATTCCTTTCGCTGCGACCCCGCCAGCACCACTGCCTCTGGCGGTGTTGGTTGACGCTGGCACGGCGAGCGCCGCCGAGATTATCGCCGCGGCGATCCAAGACTATGAACGGGGTCCCCTGATTGGCACGAGGACCTATGGTAAGGGCTCGGTGCAGGGCCTGTTCACGCTGAAAGACGGCTCGAGCATTCGCATCACGACGGCCAGGTGGCTTACCCCTCACGGGCGCCCGATCGAAGGCGTGGGCCTCCAGCCCGAGCTGATCGCCCAGAACGACCAAGAGGCGTTGTCCCTGGCCAAGGAATACCTAGCCAACCAGGCCGGGATCGTCGTCGAGTCGCTGCGTCTGCCCCTACTGGGCGACAGCGACGGAAAGGTGCTGGTCTAG